From a region of the Paralichthys olivaceus isolate ysfri-2021 chromosome 4, ASM2471397v2, whole genome shotgun sequence genome:
- the adam9a gene encoding disintegrin and metalloproteinase domain-containing protein 9 isoform X2, whose amino-acid sequence MRGRGGLLEVCVLLLLLGESTESPQTQHLLSYQLTVPRPIGGRLRRDVDGRLPSQVSYVVSVDGNDHVVHLERNELLLPADFTVFSYSRNGSVITTRPPVQNHCHYRGFVQNMEGSSVAMSICNGLRGVLHLTDDSYGIEPLDSAPEQHLVYRLQDVTSQPRGCGTPHNDHAHSNATDDAQHKPEEIYHGQHSRVKRAVLHQTHYVELLLVVDYERYNFMNKNDTAVREEMVHLANFIDSIYIQLNVRVVLVGLEIWSQQNLISTEGGAGEVLSRFTQWRERELVPRRRHDSAQLILRRSFGGTAGMAFVSTVCSRSHGGGINAFTNHNLPSFASIVAHELGHNLGMNHDDGRSCTCPVHACIMNSGATGSRNFSSCSADDFEKMILTGGTCLLNVPRPDEAYSAPYCGNRLVDVGEECDCGSQKECEEDPCCEYQTCKLKSGAQCAYGECCSNCQYLPGGTVCRSSTDECDLPEFCNGSSLFCQSDVFVQNGQACRNQQAYCYNGKCQHYDGQCQAIFGPKAKAAPEICFKDVNSKGDRFGNCGYHNYGYKKCESRNALCGKLQCSNVQAVTVFGIEPSIISTPIGGAKCYGVDFMLGSDVPDPGMVNEGTKCGDDKVCMNFECRSADVMKFDCDVGGKCHGHGVCNSNKNCHCKDGWAPPFCEVKGYGGSVDSGPTWNDKDTSLRDGLLVFFFLVLPLLALGVFVFLRKNELLRRLGLSRRKRSQGYQADGAASDNPIRGPPPRAQPPSVARGNAGNIVKEGVAENSRTAPSYALRPPPPPLKPKPSAASQPLVPQRPAPAPPV is encoded by the exons ATGAGAGGCAGAGGGGGGCTGCTGGAGGTCTGtgtactactgctgctgctaggAGAGAGTACAG AATCTCCGCAGACCCAACACCTCCTCTCCTATCAGCTGACGGTCCCTCGACCAATAGGAGGCAGGCTGAGGCGGGATGTGGACGGCAGACTGCCCAGTCAG GTGTCGTACGTCGTCAGTGTGGATGGAAACGATCACGTTGTTCATCTGGAGAGAAACGA ACTTCTGCTTCCTGCAGACTTCACTGTGTTCTCCTACAGTCGGAACGGATCAGTGATCACCACCAGACCACCTgtacag AACCACTGTCACTACCGGGGCTTCGTTCAGAACATGGAGGGTTCATCTGTCGCTATGAGCATCTGCAACGGcctcag aGGAGTGTTACATCTCACAGACGACAGTTATGGTATTGAGCCCTTAGACTCCGCCCCTGAACAGCACCTGGTGTACCGCCTGCaggatgtgacatcacagcCCCGTGGTTGTGGAACACCACACAATGATCACGCCCACAGCAACGCCACGGACGATGCTCAACACAAACCAGAGGAAATCTACCACGGACAACACAGCAGA gtgaagcgAGCTGTTCTTCATCAGACTCATtatgtggagctgctgctggtggtcgACTATGAAagg TACAACTTTATGAACAAAAATGAcacagcagtgagggaggagatGGTTCATCTGGCCAACTTCATAGACAgt atctACATTCAGCTGAATGTTCGAGTGGTCCTGGTTGGTCTGGAGATCTGGTCGCAGCAGAACCTAATCAGCACTGAAGGGGGCGCTGGAGAAGTTCTGAGTCGCTTCAcccagtggagagagagagagctggttCCTCGCCGACGCCACGACTCGGCACAACTCATCct GAGGCGGAGTTTTGGAGGAACAGCAGGGATGGCGTTCGTCTCCACCGTCTGCTCCAGAAGTCACGGAGGCGGGATCAACGCG TTCACCAATCACAACCTGCCCTCGTTCGCCTCCATCGTGGCTCATGAACTCGGTCACAACCTCGGGATGAACCATGACGACGGACGCTCCTGCACCTGCCCTGTGCACGCCTGCATCATGAACTCTGGAGCCAC AGGATCCAGAAacttcagcagctgcagtgcaGATGATTTTGAGAAGATGATCTTGACAGGGGGCACGTGTCTCCTGAACGTCCCGCGGCCTGACGAGGCCTACAGCGCCCCCTACTGTGGGAACAGACTAGTGGACGTGGGAGAAGAGTGTGACTGTGGATCCCAGAAG gagtgtgAGGAGGACCCCTGCTGTGAGTACCAGACATGTAAGCTGAAGTCTGGAGCTCAGTGTGCTTATGGAGAATGCTGCTCGAACTGTCAG TACCTACCAGGAGGAACAGTGTGTCGCTCCAGTACAGATGAGTGTGATCTCCCAGAGTTCTGTAACGGCTCCTCGTTGTTCTGTCAGAGCGACGTCTTTGTCCAG aacGGACAGGCCTGCAGGAACCAGCAGGCCTATTGTTACAATGGGAAGTGTCAACACTATGATGGACAGTGTCAGGCCATATTTGGACCCA aggCGAAGGCTGCTCCTGAAATCTGTTTCAAAGACGTCAACAGTAAAGGCGACCGCTTTGGAAACTGTGGCTACCACAACTACGGTTACAAGAAGTGTGAgagcag AAACGCTCTATGTGGAAAGCTGCAGTGCTCCAACGTTCAGGCGGTGACGGTGTTTGGGATCGAACCATCGATCATCAGCACGCCGATCGGCGGCGCCAAGTGTTATGGAGTGGACTTCATGCTGGGATCAGACGTCCCTGATCCCGGGATGGTGAACGAAGGAACCAAGTGTGGAGATGACAAA GTGTGTATGAACTTCGAATGTCGCAGCGCAGACGTCATGAAGTTCGATTGTGACGTGGGGGGAAAATGTCACGGACACGGG GTGTGTAACAGTAACAAGAACTGTCACTGTAAGGACGGCTGGGCTCCTCCCTTCtgtgaggtcaaaggttacgGAGGCAGCGTGGACAGTGGACCCACGTGGAACG ACAAAGACACGTCCCTCAGAGACGGCCTGctcgtcttcttcttcctcgtcCTTCCTCTGCTCGctctgggtgtgtttgttttcctgcgCAAGAACGAGCTGCTGCGACGACTTGGGCTGAGCCGCAGGAAGAGGTCACAGGGATACCA AGCTGACGGTGCAGCTTCAGACAATCCCATCAGAGGACCTCCGCCCAGAGCGCAGCCTCCATCTGTTGCCCGGGGCAACGCCGGCAATATCGTCAAAGAGGGG GTGGCGGAGAACAGCAGGACAGCTCCATCTTACGCTCtgaggcctcctcctcctcctct aAAACCAAAACCTTCTGCTGCATCACAGCCTCTGGTGCCTCAGAGACCCGCCCCTGCTCCCCCTGTTTAA
- the adam9a gene encoding disintegrin and metalloproteinase domain-containing protein 9 isoform X1, translating to MRGRGGLLEVCVLLLLLGESTESPQTQHLLSYQLTVPRPIGGRLRRDVDGRLPSQVSYVVSVDGNDHVVHLERNELLLPADFTVFSYSRNGSVITTRPPVQNHCHYRGFVQNMEGSSVAMSICNGLRGVLHLTDDSYGIEPLDSAPEQHLVYRLQDVTSQPRGCGTPHNDHAHSNATDDAQHKPEEIYHGQHSRVKRAVLHQTHYVELLLVVDYERYNFMNKNDTAVREEMVHLANFIDSIYIQLNVRVVLVGLEIWSQQNLISTEGGAGEVLSRFTQWRERELVPRRRHDSAQLILRRSFGGTAGMAFVSTVCSRSHGGGINAFTNHNLPSFASIVAHELGHNLGMNHDDGRSCTCPVHACIMNSGATGSRNFSSCSADDFEKMILTGGTCLLNVPRPDEAYSAPYCGNRLVDVGEECDCGSQKECEEDPCCEYQTCKLKSGAQCAYGECCSNCQYLPGGTVCRSSTDECDLPEFCNGSSLFCQSDVFVQNGQACRNQQAYCYNGKCQHYDGQCQAIFGPKAKAAPEICFKDVNSKGDRFGNCGYHNYGYKKCESRNALCGKLQCSNVQAVTVFGIEPSIISTPIGGAKCYGVDFMLGSDVPDPGMVNEGTKCGDDKVCMNFECRSADVMKFDCDVGGKCHGHGVCNSNKNCHCKDGWAPPFCEVKGYGGSVDSGPTWNDKDTSLRDGLLVFFFLVLPLLALGVFVFLRKNELLRRLGLSRRKRSQGYQADGAASDNPIRGPPPRAQPPSVARGNAGNIVKEGHHAQLLPPQEVAENSRTAPSYALRPPPPPLKPKPSAASQPLVPQRPAPAPPV from the exons ATGAGAGGCAGAGGGGGGCTGCTGGAGGTCTGtgtactactgctgctgctaggAGAGAGTACAG AATCTCCGCAGACCCAACACCTCCTCTCCTATCAGCTGACGGTCCCTCGACCAATAGGAGGCAGGCTGAGGCGGGATGTGGACGGCAGACTGCCCAGTCAG GTGTCGTACGTCGTCAGTGTGGATGGAAACGATCACGTTGTTCATCTGGAGAGAAACGA ACTTCTGCTTCCTGCAGACTTCACTGTGTTCTCCTACAGTCGGAACGGATCAGTGATCACCACCAGACCACCTgtacag AACCACTGTCACTACCGGGGCTTCGTTCAGAACATGGAGGGTTCATCTGTCGCTATGAGCATCTGCAACGGcctcag aGGAGTGTTACATCTCACAGACGACAGTTATGGTATTGAGCCCTTAGACTCCGCCCCTGAACAGCACCTGGTGTACCGCCTGCaggatgtgacatcacagcCCCGTGGTTGTGGAACACCACACAATGATCACGCCCACAGCAACGCCACGGACGATGCTCAACACAAACCAGAGGAAATCTACCACGGACAACACAGCAGA gtgaagcgAGCTGTTCTTCATCAGACTCATtatgtggagctgctgctggtggtcgACTATGAAagg TACAACTTTATGAACAAAAATGAcacagcagtgagggaggagatGGTTCATCTGGCCAACTTCATAGACAgt atctACATTCAGCTGAATGTTCGAGTGGTCCTGGTTGGTCTGGAGATCTGGTCGCAGCAGAACCTAATCAGCACTGAAGGGGGCGCTGGAGAAGTTCTGAGTCGCTTCAcccagtggagagagagagagctggttCCTCGCCGACGCCACGACTCGGCACAACTCATCct GAGGCGGAGTTTTGGAGGAACAGCAGGGATGGCGTTCGTCTCCACCGTCTGCTCCAGAAGTCACGGAGGCGGGATCAACGCG TTCACCAATCACAACCTGCCCTCGTTCGCCTCCATCGTGGCTCATGAACTCGGTCACAACCTCGGGATGAACCATGACGACGGACGCTCCTGCACCTGCCCTGTGCACGCCTGCATCATGAACTCTGGAGCCAC AGGATCCAGAAacttcagcagctgcagtgcaGATGATTTTGAGAAGATGATCTTGACAGGGGGCACGTGTCTCCTGAACGTCCCGCGGCCTGACGAGGCCTACAGCGCCCCCTACTGTGGGAACAGACTAGTGGACGTGGGAGAAGAGTGTGACTGTGGATCCCAGAAG gagtgtgAGGAGGACCCCTGCTGTGAGTACCAGACATGTAAGCTGAAGTCTGGAGCTCAGTGTGCTTATGGAGAATGCTGCTCGAACTGTCAG TACCTACCAGGAGGAACAGTGTGTCGCTCCAGTACAGATGAGTGTGATCTCCCAGAGTTCTGTAACGGCTCCTCGTTGTTCTGTCAGAGCGACGTCTTTGTCCAG aacGGACAGGCCTGCAGGAACCAGCAGGCCTATTGTTACAATGGGAAGTGTCAACACTATGATGGACAGTGTCAGGCCATATTTGGACCCA aggCGAAGGCTGCTCCTGAAATCTGTTTCAAAGACGTCAACAGTAAAGGCGACCGCTTTGGAAACTGTGGCTACCACAACTACGGTTACAAGAAGTGTGAgagcag AAACGCTCTATGTGGAAAGCTGCAGTGCTCCAACGTTCAGGCGGTGACGGTGTTTGGGATCGAACCATCGATCATCAGCACGCCGATCGGCGGCGCCAAGTGTTATGGAGTGGACTTCATGCTGGGATCAGACGTCCCTGATCCCGGGATGGTGAACGAAGGAACCAAGTGTGGAGATGACAAA GTGTGTATGAACTTCGAATGTCGCAGCGCAGACGTCATGAAGTTCGATTGTGACGTGGGGGGAAAATGTCACGGACACGGG GTGTGTAACAGTAACAAGAACTGTCACTGTAAGGACGGCTGGGCTCCTCCCTTCtgtgaggtcaaaggttacgGAGGCAGCGTGGACAGTGGACCCACGTGGAACG ACAAAGACACGTCCCTCAGAGACGGCCTGctcgtcttcttcttcctcgtcCTTCCTCTGCTCGctctgggtgtgtttgttttcctgcgCAAGAACGAGCTGCTGCGACGACTTGGGCTGAGCCGCAGGAAGAGGTCACAGGGATACCA AGCTGACGGTGCAGCTTCAGACAATCCCATCAGAGGACCTCCGCCCAGAGCGCAGCCTCCATCTGTTGCCCGGGGCAACGCCGGCAATATCGTCAAAGAGGGG CACCACGCTCAGCTCCTGCCGCCACAGGAG GTGGCGGAGAACAGCAGGACAGCTCCATCTTACGCTCtgaggcctcctcctcctcctct aAAACCAAAACCTTCTGCTGCATCACAGCCTCTGGTGCCTCAGAGACCCGCCCCTGCTCCCCCTGTTTAA
- the ercc6l gene encoding DNA excision repair protein ERCC-6-like: protein MFGMEVCHQDGGVTEVSEKLEKSLSMDPDDKMEAYHRFIQDGKDVARQGNLHKALEFFKLAHNLHQSEKLERRIKKIEELLSENNSEEEDEEFVNVNNSGLMLFKELHDKLYDYQRNGVAFLYCLYRDGRKGGILADDMGLGKTIQVISFLSGMYDNELAKHTLLVMPTSLITNWTKEFAKWTPGMRVKEFHGTSKGERTRNLEKVQRRGGVIITTYTMLMNNWQQLSSYHGKEFTWDYMILDEAHKIKTSTTKTAKSASAIPSKNRVLLTGTPVQNNLREMWALFDFACHGTLLGTAKTFKTEYENPITRAREKDATPGEKALGSRMSENLMAIIRPYFLRRTKSEVQKHKMKTTHPCKEEQSDNKDQSQVPNPPKDSAGAVMPTLMRKNDLIVWTYLSAVQEDIYQQFISLDSIKELLLTTRSPLAELTILKKLCDHPRLLSAGAIAKLGLEESTAENQQNNDTDAHNIANVPDDTLISESGKLVFLFALLEQLRQEGHRTLVFAHYRKVLDILERILGNRGFKVLRLDGTITQIAERERRICLFQTDERYTVFLLTTQVGGVGITLTAANRVVIYDPSWNPATDAQAVDRAYRIGQTENVVIYRLITCGTVEEKIYRRQVFKDSLIRQNTGDKKNPFRYFSKQELKELFTLSDTRSSSTQLQLQALHSRHRRTDPELDEHIAHLHAMEMFGISDHDLMFSLDVNHDEALEDQQEHHYIEGRVQKAQELMKAESELQMQLTESMASSTEPAWLRQPADNNSRERSHEKKPRNPRPSPSYPQQDASLNRSLVVVESDQSGSGKEDDEQNASNRVIDLTADDSLIEQQSVVDVDDEQNLDSPKHQAIKQDRGLAGEDTSPQEVIDGSMLMLEADDAAGEVADASAQEPMDQSVTSSAAEGSLVYVTAVDEDKQINGSSHVKYDSEMELSHATPLQSKRLSELQASNSSFRADSVSRVSAGLESFEGNFNLQLEDSDMFSEDEVQDGQEETEEAAKKLLSQLQIEGSFDVNKSLSERQHKEALRQSLNNSHEAEESLNDSVVATRKKRVAVIYDSDEDDDERPLENSFQVLGASTPKSAPSGSTPLHSRKSIGGNTSVASRRSLLQSIIEDMDNQDQADDDEEEEEEEEDYSSERHSDEAEEDDVVDSSHELQLEETTGETLNTEEEEESETADVISKSGEEMSSDLEESASEPELASTERMDQCTVDAGATTNGTKDIIESECYDSLVSRGRECYSQGKLENALGFFLRAIDIKHGDPEIQLMTIRLYQQLSQKR from the exons ATGTTCGGGATGGAGGTTTGTCACCAGGACGGTGGAGTCACGGAGGTTTCAGAGAAACTGGAGAA GTCTTTGTCCATGGATCCAGACGACAAGATGGAGGCTTATCACAG ATTCATTCAGGATGGTAAAGATGTTGCCAGACAAGGGAACCTGCACAAAGCGCTGGAGTTCTTCAAACTTGCTCACAACCTTCACCAGAGTGAAAAACTTGAACGGAGAATAAAGAAAATTGAAGAACTTCTTTCTGAGAACAActctgaggaggaagacgaagagTTTGTTAATGTCAACAACAGCGGTTTGATGCTTTTTAAAGAACTACATGACAAACTTTATGACTACCAGAGGAACGGAGTGGCCTTCTTGTACTGTCTCTACAGAGATGGTCGCAAAGGGGGGATATTGGCGGACGACATGGGACTCGGTAAAACCATCCAGGTGATATCGTTCCTTTCTGGAATGTATGATAACGAGCTagccaaacacacactgctggtcATGCCAACTTCGCTCATCACAAACTGGACCAAGGAGTTTGCCAAATGGACTCCCGGCATGAGGGTGAAGGAGTTTCATGGTACCAGCAAAGGAGAGCGGACCAGGAACCTGGAGAAAGTTCAGAGGAGAGGTGGCGTCATCATCACCACATACACGATGCTCATGAACAACTGGCAGCAACTGTCGTCATACCACGGCAAAGAGTTCACATGGGACTACATGATCCTGGACGAGGCACACAAGATTAAAACATCGACCACCAAAACAGCCAAAAGTGCCTCAGCCATTCCATCAAAGAACCGGGTTCTTCTCACAGGAACTCCGGTTCAAAATAACTTGAGAGAAATGTGGGCGCTCTTTGACTTTGCTTGTCACGGAACTCTCCTCGGCACAGCTAAAACATTCAAAACCGAATATGAAAACCCCATCACCCGTGCCCGAGAGAAGGACGCCACCCCAGGAGAAAAGGCTCTTGGCTCTCGGATGTCAGAGAACCTCATGGCCATAATACGGCCCTACTTCCTCCGCAGGACGAAATCAGaggtgcagaaacacaaaatgaaaactacACATCCTTGTAAAGAGGAACAGTCCGACAACAAGGATCAGAGCCAAGTCCCAAATCCTCCAAAAGACTCTGCCGGAGCTGTCATGCCCACACTGATGAGAAAGAATGACCTGATTGTCTGGACTTACCTGAGCGCCGTGCAGGAGGACATATACCAGCAGTTCATTTCACTGGACAGCATCAAGGAGCTGCTCTTAACCACCAGGTCGCCTCTCGCTGAATTAACCATTTTGAAAAAGCTGTGCGACCACCCAAGACTTCTCTCTGCCGGAGCCATCGCCAAGCTGGGCTTAGAGGAGAGTACGGCTGAAAACCAGCAGAACAACGACACTGACGCTCATAACATCGCTAATGTTCCTGATGACACGTTAATATCAGAGTCTGGgaaacttgtttttttgtttgcactTCTTGAACAGCTCAGACAAGAAGGACACCGCACACTTGTTTTTGCTCATTACAGGAAGGTGCTGGACATTTTGGAACGCATCCTGGGAAACAGAGGCTTCAAAGTGTTGAGACTGGACGGCACGATAACACAGatagctgagagagagagacgcatcTGTCTGTTTCAAACAGATGAACGCTACACCGTCTTCCTCCTGACCACCCAGGTTGGTGGAGTTGGGATCACCTTGACGGCAGCAAACAGAGTGGTGATCTATGATCCCAGCTGGAACCCAGCGACAGATGCCCAGGCTGTTGACAGAGCTTACCGCATCGGCCAGACTGAGAACGTCGTCATCTACAGGCTGATCACCTGCGGCACGGTGGAGGAGAAGATCTACAGAAGGCAGGTTTTCAAAGACTCCCTCATCAGACAAAACACCGGAGACAAGAAGAACCCGTTTCGGTACTTCAGCAAACAGGAGCTGAAGGAGCTCTTCACCCTGTCGGACACCCGGTCCTCAtccacacagctgcagcttcaggcGCTGCACTCCAGACACCGGCGGACTGACCCCGAACTGGACGAGCACATCGCCCACCTGCACGCCATGGAGATGTTTGGGATCTCCGACCATGACCTCATGTTTTCCCTCGATGTCAACCATGATGAGGCGTTGGAGGACCAGCAAGAGCACCACTACATTGAGGGGCGGGTCCAGAAGGCACAGGAGCTGATGAAGGCGGAGTCAGAGTTGCAGATGCAGCTGACGGAGAGCATGGCTTCGAGCACAGAACCAGCCTGGCTGCGACAACCGGctgacaacaacagcagagagcGCTCCCATGAGAAAAAGCCAAGAAATCCACGACCAAGTCCGTCCTATCCACAACAGGATGCCAGTTTAAACAGGTCGCTGGTTGTGGTGGAGAGTGACCAATCAGGTTCTGGGAAAGAGGATGATGAACAGAATGCAAGTAACCGAGTCATTGATCTAACTGCAGATGACAGTCTGATAGAGCAACAATCTGTTGTAGACGTAGATGACGAGCAGAACCTGGATTCTCCCAAACACCAGGCTATCAAACAGGACCGTGGCCTGGCAGGAGAGGACACCTCTCCTCAGGAGGTGATTGACGGGTCTATGTTGATGTTGGAGGCGGATGATGCAGCGGGTGAAGTAGCAGATGCTTCGGCGCAAGAACCAATGGACCAATCAGTGACGTCTTCAGCAGCAGAGGGCAGCCTCGTGTACGTTACAGCAGTCGATGAAGATAAACAGATTAATGGAAGTTCACATGTAAAATACGACTCTGAGATGGAATTAAGTCACGCCACTCCTCTCCAGAGCAAAAGACTGTCTGAGCTGCAGGCGTCAAATTCAAGCTTCAGAGCCGACTCGGTGTCCAGAGTCAGTGCTGGACTCGAATCATTTGAAGGAAACTTCAATTTACAGCTGGAGGACAGCGACATGTTCTCAGAGGATGAAGTTCAGGACGgtcaggaggagacagaggaggctgCGAAGAAGCTGCTGTCACAGCTGCAGATCGAGGGCAGTTTTGATGTCAATAAATCTCTGTCTGAGAGGCAACACAAAGAGGCTCTGAGACAAAGCCTCAACAACAGCCATGAAGCAGAAGAGTCGCTGAATGATTCTGTCGTAGCTACCAGGAAGAAAAGAGTCGCAGTGATTTATGatagtgatgaagatgatgatgagagaCCACTTGAAAACTCCTTCCAGGTTCTTGGAGCCTCCACTCCTAAATCAGCGCCCTCTGGCTCCACCCCTCTCCACTCAAGAAAGAGCATCGGAGGAAACACATCTGTGGCCTCCCGCCGGTCGCTTCTCCAGTCCATCATAGAAGACATGGACAACCAGGACCaggctgatgatgatgaggaggaggaggaggaggaggaggattacAGTTCAGAGAGGCATTCTGATGAGGCAGAAGAGGACGATGTCGTTGATTCATCTCATGAGCTTCAGCTGGAGGAGACAACTGGAGAAACTCTGAAcactgaggaagaagaggagtctGAGACAGCTGATGTCATCAGTAAATCTGGAGAGGAAATGAGCAGCGACCTCGAGGAGTCAGCCAGTGAACCCGAGCTCGCGTCCACTGAGAGAATGGATCAGTGCACGGTGGACGCAGGTGCCACGACGAACGGGACGAAAGACATCATCGAGTCCGAGTGCTACGACTCCCTGGTCAGCAGGGGGCGGGAGTGCTACAGCCAAGGGAAGTTGGAAAATGCCCTGGGCTTCTTCCTGAGAGCGATCGACATCAAACATGGAGATCCTGAGATTCAGCTCATGACCATCAGGTTGTATCAACAGCTGAGTCAGAAACGGTAG
- the sdhaf1 gene encoding LOW QUALITY PROTEIN: succinate dehydrogenase assembly factor 1, mitochondrial (The sequence of the model RefSeq protein was modified relative to this genomic sequence to represent the inferred CDS: substituted 1 base at 1 genomic stop codon), whose translation MARHSXLQKQVLALYRHFLRAGRDKPGFVPRIRDEFRENARIKKTDVMHIEYLYRRGQRQLEQLKDVNTKQLGSFSKPHDQS comes from the coding sequence ATGGCACGTCACAGTTAACTGCAGAAGCAGGTCCTGGCTCTGTACCGTCACTTCCTCAGGGCCGGGCGGGACAAACCGGGCTTCGTCCCACGTATCCGAGACGAGTTCAGGGAGAACGCCCGCATCAAGAAGACGGATGTGATGCACATCGAGTATCTGTACCGACGAGGACAAAGGCAGCTGGAGCAGCTGAAGGATGTCAACACCAAACAGCTGGGCTCCTTCTCCAAACCCCACGACCAaagctga